The Primulina eburnea isolate SZY01 chromosome 12, ASM2296580v1, whole genome shotgun sequence genome includes the window GGCTTTATCAAATTTTTCGTGCCATTGCTTTGATGCTTGTTTTAAGCCATATAGAAACTTCACCAGTTTACAAACCTTATTTTCTTGCCCAAGTCGCAGAAAATCCCTCAGGTTGTTCCATGTAAATTTCCTCTTCTAAATCTCCATTTAGAAAAGCCGTCTTTACGTCCCATTTGGTGTACTTCAAGATTCCGCAACGGACAATCGCAAGTATCACACGAATAGAGGTTATTCTCGATACATGAGAATATGTGTCAAAGTAATCAAGCCCTTCACGTTGATGGTAACCTTTAATTACCAATCTGGCTTTATACTTATCTATTGTTCCATCTGATTTCAttttccttttgaaaacccATTTACAGCCTAATGGTTTGCTTCCCGGAGGAAGATTTACTAATTCTCACGTATGGTTTTGTAAAATGGATTCCATTTCGGAATTGATAGCCTCTTTCCATAGAGGTCCCTCAGATGAACTAATTGCTTCCTTGAAGCTTTGAGGTTCACTTTCCAtcatgaaagtgatgaaatcCGTACCAAAGGATTTCTCAGTCCTAGCTCTCTTGCTACGTCTAGGTTCAATGTCTTGATCAAGCTCTTGTTCTTCATCAATTATTTCATATAATCTTTTGGATGAACTTGGTTCTTCCTTAGATTTGCATGAAACATGTGTTCAAAGAACGAAGCATTTCTTGATTCTATTATCGTATTCTTGTGAATATCAGGTATTTGAGATTCATATACAAGAAAAAGATACGCACTACTGTTTTGAGCATATCCAATGAAAATACAATCCACAGTTTTTGGTCCTATCTTTACTTTCTTTGGAGTGGGTACTGCTACCTTGTCAAGACACCCCCACACTCGCAAGTATTGGTAGGAAGGACATCTACCTTTCCATAACTCATATGGACTTTTATCTTGCTTCTTTCGGGGCACCTTATTTAAAAGGTAATTTGCTGTTAGAAAAGCTTCCCCCCACATGTTCTGTGGTAAACCAGAACTTAATAGCAACacattcatcatttctttcaaagtgcgattctttctctctgcaatgccattttgctgaggagaatAAGGTGCAGTTCTTTCGTGTTTGATACCATGTTGAGCacaaaactcagcaaatggtGATTCATATTCACCTCCACGATCACTTCTTAGCACCTTAATTTCTTGCTaagttgattttcaacttcACTCTTATATTGGACAAATTTTTCAATAGCTTCATCCTTGCTTTTGAGGAGATACacataacaaaattttgtgCTATCGTCAACAAAAGTAATGAAGTATTTATTTCCACCACGAGTTTGTACACCTTTTAAATCACATACATCACTGTGAATTATATCAAGTGGTTCACTATTTCTTTCAATAGTCCGTAAAGATGATCTTGTTAGTTTTGCCTCAACACACGTTTCACATTTGTGTTGTTTATCAATTTGGAATGCAGGAATGCTTTTCATGTTAATTAGTCTACGAATTGTATCGTAATTAACGTGTCCAAGTCTACCATGCCATAAACAAGAAGACTCAAGCAAGTAAGCATGCAAACATCTCCTTATCCGAGCAAACATGGCGAGTGGCACCCGTATCGATCCACCACTCCCTAGGATTCGAACCCACCAGATTAATCTCTGATATTAAAGCACAGAGATTCATATTCGAAACCTCTTGAGATATGTTCTCTACCACATTCGCCTCTCGGTTTCTCTTCGGCTTCTTACAATCAGATGCCTTGTGACCCATGCCATCACAATTATAGCACTTTCCCGAGAACTTCTTCTTTGAAATGCCACCTTTGGGTCCCATGTTCAACTTTCTGTTGGAGGAGGAGAAGGTTCTTTTTTTCGAGCTTTGACCATGCTCGACAACATTTGCCTTAGCAGCAACAGGAGAGAGCAATCTTCTTTCCGAACTCTTGTTGTCTTCCTCAATACGAAGTCGAACAATGAGGTCTTCAACATTCATCTCCTTTCGTTTGTGCTTCAAGTAATTCTTGAAATCCTTCCAAGCTGGTGGTAGTTTCTCAACAATAGCAGCCACTTGGAATGATTCGCTCAAAGTCATCCCCTCACCGTGAATCTCGTGAAGAATCACTTGTAGTTCTTGAACTTGACTGATAACCGGCtttgaatccaccattttaAAGTCCAGAAAGCGACCAACAAGAAACTTCTTGGCCCCGACATCCTCGGTTTTGTACTTTCTGTCAAGGGATTCCCACAGCTCTTTAGCCGTTTTCTTTTCGCAAAACACGTTGTAGAGTGAATCTGCCAATCCGTTTAGTACATAGTTTCGGCACAAGAAATCAGAATGATTCCATGCCTCCACCGCACTAACAGATTCAACATCTCCCTCACCCTAGTTGAGTTTAGGAGCATCCTCAGTGAGGAACCTAGCCAGGTTCAGCATCGTCAAGTAAAAGAGCATCTTCTGCTGCCACCTTTTGAAGTCCACACCAATAAACTTCTCGGGTTTTTCACCGTGACTTGCTGGAACAACAACCGCAGCAGCACGTGGGGTACCATGAGGGACAACTTGAGGAGGGACAACATGAGCAGTTTCCCTTTGCACGTTGGTTTCAGTAGCCATATCTGAAACAACACGTAATGAGTATTCTGTTTTAAGATTGTTATACAAAATGTATATACACAAACAGAAAGGTACACGAGAACAACGAACTATTATTGCGAACAAAAAAATAGCACAATGCTTAAAACAACACAAACCGAGGCATGTATGtaatacagtgtccttaaaacagattcgtcccctccggTGTGTGCTGCGAGGATGAACGTGaacgtctgtttcccaggatacaacggaaaACCAGCAGTACCGTAGCACAAGGCACCACGACGGCGAACCGAAAAAATACCTGAACTTTATCACGAGACAGAGTAACGACAGAAGAGCAGCAAGCCGGTGGAAGCAGCGGGTGCCGAGACAGGAAGACAAGAGCAGCTTCGAAAATATAAGAATGTAGGGGAGTGTTTTCGGATGTGTTTGAAGGACTATGTTgtctctatttataggcacaTTCCGGCTCCATACGAACAGCCATGGTTGGCCATCCGAAAGGCCAAAGGTCAGCACAGCTGGAGTACCAATGGTCATTTCAGTTTGGAACATCAATGGTCAGCTGAAATACCAAAGGTCAtgtaaattttcgaaaataaatatAGCAAAAGCCATGTGAACCGTGGTGGGAAATTTTGCCTTGATCGGTCCGACATTCGACGCACCTAGGTCGCGCTCGTACGCTTGCACACAAGTCAAGCCTTTTTTCCACTGGAAATCGGGCCCATGATTTGCACCCCCCTGCGCCTGTGCGCGCGAGAGAGAGCCTCTTGACCAATCATTATTACACCTCCATAAAGTATAACACAATATAATCTTACCAATGCTATGTTCATTTTCCAATGTGGGATATTTCCCACTTGCCATCTACTAGACCTTGTCCAATTTCTCATTCAAAGAACAAGCCCAATAAGCCTATATAAGTCCAACacacactacaaaaaaacggaaggcttagcgacggtttttacggAAACCATATAGAGACTGGTTTTTTAAAAACCCGTCGCAAAATAAAATAAGCGATGATTTAATAAATACTGTCGCTTTTTTAGCCACGGTTTAAAACAAACCGTCGCTTTTTTAGCCAGGATTTAATAAACCGTCGTAGTATATTGAGACGGTTTTCGTAAACCGTCGTAATATATTGCGACGGTCTtcctaaaccgtcgctactaaAAACAGGTGACGGTATAAAAAAAACCGTCGTTTCTTCGCGCAACATCAggttttaaagtttttttttgtacaaaaaatttaatacatgattaatttttacgTATTAGTTTATTtgtataaatttaatatattaatttttgcttAAATTTATTTTCGTCGCGGTGCATCAGGTGGACTCTTGTTACATACCGTCGCTATATCAAGcggcggtttttttaaaaaaccgtcgattaatatagcgacggttttacatataccgtcgctaaccgtcgctatttaatagcgacggtttttgtacAGCTGTCGCTTTTTATAGCGACGATTTTatgataaccgtcgctatattaagggACGGTAATGTAAAAACTGTCGCTTTTTATAGCGACCGTGttcaaaaaaccgtcgcttttttTAGCGACGAGTttgtacaaaccgtcgctaaatagtgACGGTCGTCTTTAAATAAATCGTCGCTTTTAAGCGACGTGTGTTCAAAAACCTTCGTTTCGAGAAGGCGACGCTCACTTCTGTGTCGGACTTTCAAACTGTCGCTTTACCCTTTTAGCGACGATTTGACAGTtgctaattgtttttttttttttttttgtgacagTAGGGATACTACCCAACTGCATTCCTGAATTGTCAAGATTTGGTCACACATAATTTTTCATATGGACTCACATATAAATCATGTGAGGCTCAAATGAAACCAATACAAgaatatgacaaaaatttgtgtgagacggtctcacggatcgtatttttgagacggatctcttatttggttcatccatgaaaaagtattactttttattcttatattattattttttattgtgaatatcggtagggttgacccgtctcacagataaagattcgtgagaccgtctcataagagacctactccaaAAATATTATGCAATGctttcctcttttcatttcttcataattttcatttttctctCACATAAATTCTATTTCCAAATCACTACTATGTGAATTGAGAAATATTTCACTACAAAAATAATTTGCTCCAACAAAATATATTCCTCCATTCTTTCCTTCTTTTATATTGTACTTCGTTTCTCAGCTTCCATAcatctatactattatattaagttTGAGACACTTATAGTAACTAACTTTGATGTCATggtctgttttaataattatttggagTTTAGGTTATAGTTTCACTTCTCACTGAAgtcatttttttattcttttatctttttaatttatatatcaaaattacagtgtAGTACCTgactatttcttataattatattttgatcttcatttaaatataaatcaaatgaattataaaaaatattataaaagtaCACAACTGCGTGCGTCAGTGCACACGCGTGCGTCAGTGCACTAGTCTCAATGAGAGTTCACACATCCAGCAAAATCATATTGAGATAGACAAGATGATTCTTGCTACAAACACAAATTGTTCATAATTGACAAATCCACCTAAATTTCAATAAACTGGAAATATATCCTCTTACAATTGATATATAATAGGTGCAGTAACGAACTGAGCCGATTTGCGAACTTTTCGAGCTGCTTCTTCTTTATTAAGGTGAGCGGATTCTTCATCTTTTATCTGCTTGTATAATTCTGTTTCTTTCATATATTGTTCCTTGGTTTTTGGTGTCATCTGATAAACAAGAAGTCTAAAGACCATATTCAGATATCAAATCCCAAAAGTaatttaaattgatttttagtTACAATACTGAGGATTTTATCCATCAAATAGTACTCTTCACgtgaaacttttttttttcccttCCATTCCTCCCCAACAATTCATACAACCTTAAAATAAGACAAGGATTGGGAAGATAAAATTCTTGTTAAAAAATATCTTTCGTGGTATGTGATGCGtgttatattaaatttttttgtgtttGATAATTTTTGCgtaaaaaatatgttttattttattaggATATGAATAAAAATTCTTGTTAGACGATCTCAcaaatcaattttgtgagatgaatatTCTATTTGTGTCACTAATGAGAAAATATTATCTTTATGCCAATAATATaacttttttattgtaaatatgatcaTAATTGACCTATTTCACGAATAAATatctgtgagatcgtctcacaagaaaacTACTAAAAACACTTATAGATTAGTGATTGGATAAAATttattaagatattttaaataaattatagataAGTTGGCAAAAAATCCAAAAAATACATAGACATGTACAAACTTTGCTAACAAACTAACACCAATAATGTTAGTTTAGAAATAAAATGAGGGATTCtcgtgtgagacagtctcacggatcttaatctgtgagacgggtcaatcctaccgatattcacaataaaaaataatactcttagcataaaaagtaatactttttcatggatgacccaaataagagatctgtctcacaaataacacccgtgagaccgtctcacacaagtttttatcaaataaaatttattgtCACGTTGatatatcaaaattaattaattcgagATGTTCGTTTAATAATATAATCCAGATAAATGAAAAAACACACAACAAATCAAAGAGATTGACTaccattaataaataaataataaataataaaatacaaagTGAGCCTAGTCCCCCCAAATGTAGATGAATCTAGCCATTAGGGTTACAGGGAATTCAATTACTTTCAAAGATTCCTTCGTAAAAGACGCATCAACAGATACTGAATCCAATTGTACAGGCTTGTAGAAGCGAGACAAAGAGATGGATAAACACGTTTTGACGCTTGATAAGGGGACGACTTGCACTGCGTGGAACCACAGTGGCCAGAGATTGGCTGCTGCTTTGAATGACGGTACATTGTCCATTTATGATTCAACAGATCCAGCGTCTTCTGTTTTCTGTTGCACCTCCAGATTTAAGGTAGAATTATCTTCATTTCTTGCTCCGAAGCTTACTTTTCTGTTTTCTTTTGCTCGAGTGTGCAATTGGAAGTGTTCTTTGATTTATGTGAGTCTGGCTTAACATTGATTGTCGGGGTGTCAGTTTTACTTTTTGCTACGTGACATTGTTAAATATACCAAGTTGACTCCATAACCGAATGGGGTGGGAATGATAAGTGTACAACCCAAATAGCTAGTGTTTTGCTTGTGATGTCCGGTTGGATATATGGACTTGTATCGGTGAGAATCCACGTGGTGAAAATAGGAAGTGATGATATAATCTGGTTTGTGGCGGTAATGCGACCTTTGTTAACATTACAAGTTAGATTGCTGTATATGTACTGATTATTGATTGGTGAATGAAGATTGTACAATGTTGGCTGCTGTCAGTATCAGCTTCTCAAGGGGTCGGATACTCGGACTGGTGGGCAATGTAACATATACTACGCGGGTTCTACAAAATGCGGAGGATCTCGAAAGCTTGAGGGGATCTTGCACTTGAAAGACTCGCATTTTGGGTTTGGGCTCTCCTCTTGGATTTAAAACCTCACACACATGCAGAAAGTCCATCTTATTTAGGGTCCGGCTTGTTGGAGTACCCCATAATTGCCAGCTGTAATCAATATATTGAAATTCACTCCATGATTGTACATTAAGTTGTTATCTTGACTAAATATGTTTAAGTCTGCCGTAACTTTTATCATATTCATTTTTGATGAAGTTGAGtgtgatatggtattgattttCAATTAGGTCCAAGAAGGCAGCATTTTGAAAGTGGTCTGGGTTCCACCAGAATTCGGAGATGTACTTGCTTGCATTAGTGCCAATGGCATTTTGTCTTTGTGGGAGGAAGTTGCCGAAGATACTTGCTCAATATTTTGGTCACTTTTACATTGTTGCTATTTTGAAGTTCTATAGGATAAAATGAATGtatatttgtttttgtttgGTGAATATGGTTTTTCTTTTGTGGATTATGGGGCCCATGTTTTCATACCTTCAGATGACGGAAATCATAGATTTATCGGATTGATTGTGGCTAAGGTTTCTGGTAATGTCAGAGTTGGATTATAACTTGTCTAATCTTATTCTATCTTCTGTTGGTGAACGGTTGTTGACTCTTTTATGTGcgttttttttattgtaaaaaatgTGATCTAAATATTATACAATTTTAATTTGCCAACTGCTAGGTACTGAAGGCAATCGGTGGAAGCTGTGTAAATTATTTGAAAGAAACACTGGCCAAGTTCTAGATGCTCAATTCGGTGATTGTCATACAAGTTTGAAATTGGTGAGACTTGTTATTAGCTTCTTGCAAGTAGCACTTTATGGTTCTTGGCAGCAACAGGCATGACTTACAAAGGCCAAGTAAATTTGGACTTCTCTTTGCTTCATCTGAAACATAGTACCATTATTAAAAAAACTGAATACTATAAAGTCTTATGGTGGACCGTGGATGTTTTCTTCCAATGGTGTGATTGTTGTCAAGTTGGCATTTCTGCTTCGTTTTGCTTCTATCCATCTAAGATACACTGATTGCGTTGCCTTCATGGATTTATATCCTCTCAAGTCTATACCACAATGACTGGACTGTGATTGCTGCGAAAGAAAATATGTGATCCACTTTTGAAAGATCTATTGGAATATATCTGATCTTTCTCTAGTATGAATGCGATTTTACTACCGAGAATATCACATATATTCCAATAGAGCTTTCAAAGTGGATCGCATATACTACCGAGAAGATCAAATTAAATGTCAACATAACTAATACGTATACTCTGAGTCCAGTTCCTTTAGAGTGCTTATTCCATGTGATTTTAGATTTGCATCGTCGTCTGGGGTTACCACGACCTTTTGGTCACATCATTTTTGCCAATTCAATCACCTTTTGACCTTCGAGTCAATTCATTTTTGTGATGTTATCTTCATGTGGAACTTGGATACGGCAGTCTCTCCAACATGATTGTGGGCACCCAAACCATTTTTTACACACTCGAATCTGTATATGCTCATCTGTACCTCCAAAAACACCAATCACCGAAGCAACACAGAAATTGTAGTGGAGAACTTATGAAAATGAGAAAGAATTAatgtgagagagagagagagagagagaggagtAGACGTGAAGGGTGGAAAAATGGATTGGAAGGAAAGAAGGGAAGCATCCAGAAGCTGAGATGTTAATTTATACAATCTTCCTGAATTGAACCTCATTGTTAGTCCTTGCAGTGCCCAAGTAAACTctgcaagtcaaaaatgagataCGTGAATTATATATACAGGTTTTATTGTAGTGGGGAACAGGTCTTTTTCTTGTTTCAGCATTATTACTTGCGGCACTATGTTTTTTCTGTAGTCTTAAGAGTCAAAACTTTCAGATTAAGATGGAAACAATGTTCTTCATGTGAACAAGCATAAACAAAAGATTATGTACtaatttgtttattttaaagCAAAATAACTTCAGTTGCAGAAATGAATCGCACCATTTTCGAATTTAAGAATCACCATGAATATTTCATGTTAGTCATCCATCCTTTCCGAGTTTTTCCAGGATCTTCTAATTGTTTCTGGTTATTAACTACGCTCAGTATACCAAACAGGTAGCTCTTAGCTTTATTGTGATTCTCTCAATATTTGTCAAAATGAAAACTTGATTTCATGATGTGAAAAAATATTCTATATGTTGGAATGCTTGTAAGTTTTCTGTAATTACCTCCTTTCCAGGTTGCTGCATTTGCAGATGGTAAAGTAAAAATCTACGAGCTACTTGATATACTTGATTTGGAGAAGTGGCAACTTCAGGTCCTCCATTTGATTATCATTGTTACTCATCAATTTTTGCTTCACTTTGCAGTTTGTAGGCATACTGTGTGAGATGGATATAACATTGTTTATTATTAATATGAACTATACAGTTGTTTCCTCTTCATCTTCCAATCACCCCTTCATTTTACCAACTCTTATCTTTCTGTATTTTTACATTTAGATGTATAAACTCATGGTACAAGTTCTTGTCTTTACATTTTTCTAATCTCTTTTTCTTTGCATAATTTGGGGCATCTCTATTTGGTTTATTGCCTTTAGTTGTGTATTCTTTATCCATGTCATGTGAAATTTGGGGTAATGTTTGGtagtgttttaaaaaaaatgttttgagaAATATAACTTTCCATAATTTGTTGTTCTAAAAGATTTGGAAAGAAGTTTTATCCCATGGAACCTTTTGATCTTTTTGGAACTCTAATCTTAGATAAAATGGATGGAGCAAAAACCATCACCATGTCATTTGTGCTCACTGCTGACATTAGAAGAGAAACATATTTTGTATGCTTATTTTCGTGGACTCATCTGCCATATCCCAGTGGTGGTAGTCTTACTTCTGTTTTCCATGAACTGGATAGGGAATATTTATTAACGATAGACCAATTTGATCTTGATTGTTTCTTTGTAGGCTCAATTTCAAAACGTAGTTGATGTGGTGTCCGAGTTCGGTAATGCTTCTTGTCTGTCTGCTTCCATCTCTTGGAATCCGCAAAAAGGTGAAGTCCAGCAGTCGAGCTTTATTTTGGGCTTTAGCTCTAATATGCCATCACTAAATTCCCCTAAGGTACATACCCTTCGTCCTTGAATTCAAACTGCATTGAACTTGCTTGACAGGAAATTTACAATCAAATTGATGCATGTTAACTAGTAGGAAATTTTGATGCAGTAAATAGTATGTTATGACCAGGAAGATAATATTTCATTGCAAGGATCTTATGTACAGTTTTTAATCCACTCAAATAATTCTTCAAGGTTTAGGATTTTTTCCCTGTAAAGAACTGTTGAATTCTAGACTTGCTTATACGGTAACAATAATCTTTTACTCATGTCCATGATGAATATTCTAGCTATATGTTGTGACAGTCTGAATCTCTGTAGCTTCTTCAATATTTTGTCTCTGCTAGAAGATCTGCAACTTAATCATATTATAGTTTTTAACAGGTCTGGAAGTATGATCAGGATCATCAAAGATGGCTTCCAGTTGCAGAACTTTCCATGCCAGAGGACAAGAGTGATCAGGTCTATGCAGTTGCCTGGGCACTTAACATAGGCAGGTATAACATTTATGTATTATTCTTCCTTTTGGATTTGAAATTGAGTTTCTGTGATGCTATATAGATAAACTTCCATGTATATGAATTTTGATGTCGGGATTTATTTAACTATTAACGGGATAATAAGGAATGGTTATCGTCAGACTGTAGTCTGTACTTGGTTATGCCTATTTTGCAACGAAAAAGAACTGTTTTGCCAAATTGCATGCAGAGCTCAAAAAAGTGAATCACGCTCTGGCAGGTTAAGAACCGACTGTTCTTAACGGATTTGTATCAACATAAATGAATTAGAAAAGTGAATGATGAAGATAATGAGGTACAGTGAATGCTATATTGTTTCTTATCTCTCTCTCCCCGTCTCTATAGGCCTTATGAACTGATTGCCGTGGCAACTCAAAAGGGAATCGGAGTCTGGCACCTTGGCTTGAACCCTGATGCTGATGGGAGGCTTCAGGTGAATCAAGTTGCAATGCTCCATGGCCATGATGGTGAGGTATTGGCTCACCTATATATTCATGTATTTTCTACTAGGTGTATTTGTGATCTAGATGGTATTGATTAAGCATTGAGCTGCTGATAGTTTGCCCCTTCATTACCATGAGGAGTAAGATATTTGAATGTGATATTCTCCAATAGACAATTCCAGTCTTTTTCCAACGCTTGATGTGATATTCTCCaatattttgattaaaatatagTGTACCAAATATTGTAGATGGCCTGCGAGTGCCTGTACTTGCATAGTCTCTCTCTTTATGAACCTAAAACATTAGGATTCTACCCTTTTCTAGGGGTCCTAATGAACCCGTAGGTGCTAGCATGAAATTGATGGGAAAAAGAGCAGCAGGTTTTTTGGGGAACATGATGACCATATTTAGTTTACACATGATTATGCAAAAGAATATATTTGCTTGATAGGTATGGCAGATGGAATGGGACATGAGCGGAATGACACTGGCCACTACTGGAACTGATGGTGTAGTCAGGTTGTGGCAGGCAAATTTGAACGGAGTTTGGCACGAGCAAGCTGTTTTGGCACCTGCAAGTTAATTTTGCTTGAATTCTCCAGCAAAATTCTTGCCATGTATTTATTGAAATACCATTGTGATTACTTCTCATTACGTGCCATGTAGCACTAACCAACCAACTAGCTCGGGTGGTGGAACGGTTTATGTCGATGATAAGATCTTGGGTCCAAACCGCTTGGGACATATAAAACAGGAAGAAACAACTAGCTGTAGCAAGGATTTCTTCTTAGAATGATGTAACATATAATTACtgattataatataatatactaATCAACTACAGAATACAGAATGATATCAGTTT containing:
- the LOC140807649 gene encoding protein SEH1-like isoform X1 translates to MDKHVLTLDKGTTCTAWNHSGQRLAAALNDGTLSIYDSTDPASSVFCCTSRFKVQEGSILKVVWVPPEFGDVLACISANGILSLWEEVAEGTEGNRWKLCKLFERNTGQVLDAQFGDCHTSLKLVAAFADGKVKIYELLDILDLEKWQLQAQFQNVVDVVSEFGNASCLSASISWNPQKGEVQQSSFILGFSSNMPSLNSPKVWKYDQDHQRWLPVAELSMPEDKSDQVYAVAWALNIGRPYELIAVATQKGIGVWHLGLNPDADGRLQVNQVAMLHGHDGEVWQMEWDMSGMTLATTGTDGVVRLWQANLNGVWHEQAVLAPAS
- the LOC140807649 gene encoding protein SEH1-like isoform X3 — protein: MNVYLFLFGEYGFSFVDYGAHVFIPSDDGNHRFIGLIVAKVSGTEGNRWKLCKLFERNTGQVLDAQFGDCHTSLKLVAAFADGKVKIYELLDILDLEKWQLQAQFQNVVDVVSEFGNASCLSASISWNPQKGEVQQSSFILGFSSNMPSLNSPKVWKYDQDHQRWLPVAELSMPEDKSDQVYAVAWALNIGRPYELIAVATQKGIGVWHLGLNPDADGRLQVNQVAMLHGHDGEVWQMEWDMSGMTLATTGTDGVVRLWQANLNGVWHEQAVLAPAS
- the LOC140807649 gene encoding protein SEH1-like isoform X2, translating into MDKHVLTLDKGTTCTAWNHSGQRLAAALNDGTLSIYDSTDPASSVFCCTSRFKVQEGSILKVVWVPPEFGDVLACISANGILSLWEEVAEGTEGNRWKLCKLFERNTGQVLDAQFGDCHTSLKLVAAFADGKVKIYELLDILDLEKWQLQAQFQNVVDVVSEFGNASCLSASISWNPQKGEVQQSSFILGFSSNMPSLNSPKVWKYDQDHQRWLPVAELSMPEDKSDQVYAVAWALNIGRPYELIAVATQKGIGVWHLGLNPDADGRLQVNQVAMLHGHDGEVWQMEWDMSGMTLATTGTDGVVRLWQANLNGVWHEQAVLAPH